A DNA window from Acinetobacter sp. 10FS3-1 contains the following coding sequences:
- the pncB gene encoding nicotinate phosphoribosyltransferase — translation MAPIIQSLLDTDLYKFTMLQVVLHKFPQTHSVYHFRCRNLEETVYPLTDILDDLNHQLDLLCQLKFKEDELQYLRGLRFIKSDFVDYLELFQLKRRFIQASIDSQGRLDIIVEGPMVQAMMFEIFVLAIVNELYFSRIRSPEVLAEGERRLTAKIELLKQCDAAQDPNDPPFLVSDFGTRRRYSFAWQKHVVEEFNKAAPHVFRGTSNVLLAKELGITPIGTMAHEFLQAFQALDVRLRDFQKAALETWVQEYRGDLGIALTDVVGMDAFLRDFDLYFAKLFDGLRHDSGDPYEWGDKAYAHYKQLKIDSKTKMLTFSDGLNLEKAWKLHQYFKNRFQVSFGIGTNLTNDMGQTPLNIVLKLVECNRQSVAKISDSPGKTMTDNDTFLAYLRQVFDIAEPA, via the coding sequence ATGGCGCCAATCATCCAATCTTTGTTAGATACTGACTTGTACAAATTCACGATGCTACAAGTGGTATTGCACAAGTTTCCCCAAACTCATAGTGTCTATCATTTCCGTTGTCGTAATCTGGAAGAGACGGTATATCCACTGACGGATATTCTGGATGATCTGAATCATCAACTGGATTTGCTGTGTCAGCTTAAATTTAAAGAAGATGAGCTGCAATATCTCCGTGGCCTGCGTTTTATCAAAAGTGACTTTGTTGACTATCTGGAACTGTTCCAGCTGAAACGCCGTTTTATTCAGGCCAGCATTGACAGTCAGGGCCGTCTGGACATTATTGTAGAAGGTCCGATGGTACAGGCGATGATGTTTGAAATTTTCGTACTGGCCATTGTCAACGAACTGTATTTCAGCCGTATTCGTAGCCCTGAGGTGCTGGCCGAAGGTGAACGTCGCTTAACCGCCAAAATTGAACTGTTAAAGCAGTGTGATGCTGCACAGGACCCAAATGATCCACCATTTTTGGTCTCGGATTTTGGCACGCGTCGTCGTTATAGTTTTGCCTGGCAAAAGCATGTGGTCGAAGAATTTAATAAGGCTGCGCCGCATGTATTCCGTGGCACCAGTAATGTGCTGCTGGCCAAAGAACTCGGCATTACCCCGATTGGCACCATGGCGCATGAATTCCTGCAAGCCTTTCAGGCGCTGGACGTACGTCTGCGTGACTTCCAGAAAGCAGCGCTTGAAACCTGGGTACAGGAATATCGTGGTGACCTAGGCATTGCTTTAACCGATGTGGTCGGCATGGATGCGTTCCTGCGTGATTTTGATCTGTACTTTGCCAAATTATTTGATGGCCTGCGTCATGACAGTGGCGATCCCTATGAATGGGGCGATAAAGCGTATGCGCATTATAAGCAGCTTAAGATTGACAGTAAAACCAAGATGCTGACCTTTAGTGATGGTCTGAATCTGGAAAAAGCCTGGAAATTGCACCAGTACTTTAAGAACCGTTTTCAGGTCAGTTTTGGAATCGGGACGAACTTGACCAATGATATGGGGCAGACCCCCTTGAATATTGTACTGAAGCTGGTGGAGTGTAATCGTCAGTCTGTGGCTAAAATTTCCGACAGTCCGGGCAAGACCATGACCGATAACGATACTTTCCTGGCTTATTTGCGCCAGGTCTTTGATATTGCAGAACCTGCTTAA